GAACTGCGCGCGGTTGGCGGCAAGCCCGGCCCGCAGGCCGTCCAGCACCTCGATCGGCGCGCCTTCGGGACTGCGATCGGTCTTGACCATCAGGGGCGGTACGGAACTGACCAGCACCGCCTTCGCGACGCGCCCCTGCGGCTGCCCGAAGCGCGCGACATAGCGTGCGACCTGACCGCCGCCGGTGGAATGACCGACATGGACGACGTTCTTCAGGTCGAGATGTTCGACCACGGCCGAGGCATCGGCCGCGTAATGGTCCATGTCGTGCCCCTCGCTGACCTGCGTCGACCGTCCGTGGCCGCGCCGGTCATGGGCGATGACCCGAAACCCCTTGGACAGGAAGAACAGCATCTGCGCGTCCCAGTCGTCGGCGCTGAGCGGCCAGCCATGATGGAACATGATCGGCTGCGCGTCCTTTGCGCCCCAGTCCTTGTAGAAGATTTCTACGCCGTCTTGTGTGGTGACGAATGGCATGTCGGTAACTCCAGTATGGTGGGTTGATGAAGGGTACGCCGGACTCAGCTTGTCATGTAAATCCGGGTGCACTCAGCCTTTCGGGCATGTTCAGCACGAACTGGGCATCGCGGACGACATCCAACCGAAGCATTTTCGAAACGCCCAG
This genomic stretch from Gluconacetobacter diazotrophicus PA1 5 harbors:
- a CDS encoding alpha/beta fold hydrolase, whose amino-acid sequence is MPFVTTQDGVEIFYKDWGAKDAQPIMFHHGWPLSADDWDAQMLFFLSKGFRVIAHDRRGHGRSTQVSEGHDMDHYAADASAVVEHLDLKNVVHVGHSTGGGQVARYVARFGQPQGRVAKAVLVSSVPPLMVKTDRSPEGAPIEVLDGLRAGLAANRAQFFLDVPTGPFYGFNRPGAAISEGTIRNWWRQGMMGSAKAHYEGIKAFSETDQTEDLKAITVPTLVLQGDDDQVVPYRNAALLQHQLIAGSVLKIYPGYPHGMHTTHADTINADILAFITG